Genomic segment of Osmia bicornis bicornis chromosome 2, iOsmBic2.1, whole genome shotgun sequence:
TTTCAAATATACTTTAATATTAcgatgaatttcaaattactcGAACAGAAAGTATTGAAACAAACAAATTAAAACAAGCTACCgtcaataaaaatatttttagaacaTGTTACTGAATATCTTATTATAATGTTCAGACATTAACGACTTGCTTCTTAGtaaattcatttcattatttattaaattcatttggTTGTAAATTACAAGGCTGAAATAATATTCTGTatagtttataaaataacatttattataaatgtatataaaattgaagtaaaaaaaaaatcatttatatttctcccgtttatatgaataaaaagaTTGTAATTcctatatttattaaaatacagtGTTACATTGTTGATCTAAAATTCTTCGTAGAAGAAATGATTTATATTTATGTCTGAAACTGTATACGTTTGctctgaataaataaatgttaaagGAACGTATTgatttatattacaaatttttaaattgggAAGGTTTTCGTATATAGGAAATTACGTCATAACAATTGAAATAGAAGCGTAAAATAAATCGTCCAATCGCGTGCTACTGCGTTTGTGATCTTTCACCGGTAAAACAAACCATGTTTGATCGAAAATTAAgctgaacagaaactgatttaagcgCCACCTGAATTATTACATCCAACTAACGGTATGCTACACTACGTTACCTTTCGCAAATACCTAAATGACACAGGTATGCTATAtcaccgacgagatactgtctgttcggcctaattttcgatgaaacgttgactgttttaccgataCGGAATTCGAAGTTCAGCCTCGACGCTCGCATAAGAAAATTAACTGGTGAAAATTACTGCATTAAAGTCTTTTATTCGTGTATTTCGTAACACTTTATTTGATACAATGGGAAAACGAAAAGCTAGCGATATTGCAGGAAATCCAAATCAAGATTTATCTGATTTTTTAATGGGTACGTTGTCACTACATAAATGTTCTTAGAAGTTAATTAATGGCAATATTTTCATATCAATTGACATTTATAACCTTGGATATTGATGTATAATTGTATAAAGTACATCAATTTTATAACTGTaaatttctgtttttcttATAGAATTAGCAAATTATGAGAGAaacgtaaataaaaatatatacaagtATACCGCTTATCGAAAGGCGGCTGGAACTTTAAGTAGTTTAtcagaaagaataaaaagtgGCCAGGAAGCAAGAAAGCTACCTGGGATTGGGGAAAAAATTGCCAAAAAAATTGATGAATTTCTTAGTACTGGAAAACTACAGAAATTGGAAGATGTATGTATTTCAATCCATTTCATAACAAAGTATATTCTTAACTCTTCTATTTGTTTAGATCAATAAGGATGAAAGTAATGTTGCAATTAATTTGTTAACTCGTGTATCCGGTATTGGACCTGCAAAAGCAAAAGAGTTAGTGGATGCTGGTGTTAAAAGTTTGAATGATTTAAAGAAACATCAGGATAAATTGAATCATCATCAGAAGATTGGCCTTAAGTATGGcagaaaaacaaaataaagtaATCATAAAAAATGGATTCTCTCTATAGAAACATTTTTGTCTCAGATATTTTGAAGATTTTGAGAAAAAAATTCCTAGGGAAGAGATTGAACaagttgaaaaaaatatgaaagatgCTATTACAGAACTGAGTAGTCAATATATTGTAACCATTTGTGGAAGCTACAGACGTGGTAAAGAGGAAAGCGGAGATATTGATGTTTTGTTAACGCATCCAACATACACTtctaaagaaaaagaatcaaaGAAAAAGATTTCACTTTTGAAAGATGTTGTAGAATGtcttgaaaaaaagaaattaatcaCAGATACAATATCCCTTGGGCCAACCAAGTTTATGGTACATCAacgttataaaaaatttttttaattgaaacaattgtattttaaaattatttcattcttaGGGTGTCTGTCATCTTCCAAATAATGACAGTAAACCATATAGAAGACTTGATATTAGGCTGGCACCTTATGATCAGTATTATTGTGCTGTGTTGTATTTCACTGGAAGCGATCTTTTCAATAAAAGTATGAGGGCACATGCCTTAGAAAAGAAGTACACCTTGAATGAGTACTCGTTGAAACGGCTCACACCTGAAGGTAGATAAAAGTATTAGTATAAAAGTACAAGACTGAACGCACACGTATACATTTGACTGTATTCGTTGTAGGAACTCCGGGAGAGGCAGAAACTATTACGTGCGAAGAagatatttttcgaattttagAATTACCGTACAAAGTACCAAAGGACAGGaacttataaatatttatggtatttattttgtactaGATTGTTTCTATAAGCTATTttgatatatatttatattatctaAACATTAACaaagattaaattatttgtcatgtttatttataaaaataaaatacaacgtttaaagtaattatttaaagCTCAAATCAATAATATCATTACATATTCGTTAATGTTAACAgcattattaaatataacgCACTGTTCTTTTATATACTTTTGTTTATACTAGTGCGACTTTACATTTCGAGAAGTAGtcataaatgtataatacCTTAATACATACTTATGTTTTTATATAGTTATAATAATGTCCTTTCGATAAAGAAGATACCCGACTATTGCCCACAAAGTTGTCGTCCATAAATTCATAGCAAGAAGAGATGCGTGTGAAGGATGAGCTAATTTCCATGCCCATGGGAACAAATCTTTTGTTAAAATGTGACCcacataaagaaaaattgggTTTGTTCCTACGAAGAAAAAATGTAAGGCATATAATTTGTTGCGTAAGCATTGCACGCTCTTACAATTTACACAGTAATACGTACCCGCATAAATAAATGGAGCTCCACCCCAAACTTGTTTGTAATCAACAAGAGTGTACAAAATTGCATATAATAAGAAAGCAAAACTGGAACAGGTCAAATCGAACGACAAGGTCATCATTCTTTTGCTAACTGGAATTACTCCATTAAACTTGGAAAAACCACATAAGATTCCAGCAATAATACCCtaagtgttttattttattagtaCAAATAGTTTCACTTGTTGACGAAAGTTTGTGTTATTACTTACCGTTAATACTGCCCATAGAAACCATCTAATCACTCTACCATTATACTGataatacattaataaaatcttACCAGCATGAACACCCagataaacaataaatattgCTGATATAGTATTCATTAATCCTGCAATATAGTTATAGTTACTAATATCGATAGAAGTATAAAAAAAACATGTAATAATTATGATTCTTTTGTATCTGAAAGTGTACCTTCAGGATCGTAACGTGAAATTTGACCATACATATCATTCATTGTCTTGGAGTACGTATGATTTCCAAAAATAGTCCTATCTATATAACCAGCTGCACCAGCGGTACAATTCGCGTATTTTCCTCGATGATCATACTCTCCTCCGGGTCCAAAGTAGCCTTTTGGACAACCAGGTACAGGCAGAAGGAACGTAATAAGAGTATGGGTAGTTACAATGCCTGCCATAATCAACCATTGGGGCCAACTATCCAAGATATCTCGGAACGAAGCGAAACGTCCAAACTGGAGTAAGGTATCCTAGTGAGTTATTTTTTGTAGATGCATCAGATGAATGTAAAAGTTTTATGTGATAAACATTATCATGTACAAACTTGTGAATGAGGTTTCATGAAAATTGTTTCCAGCGTGGAGCATACGAAGTAGGATACAGCTAGTAATTGAAGTACTCCAGGAAAACGAAGATCGCTCaaagattttaattgaattttttgaattaaattcattgaaTTTAACATCAGTCCaaggaatattaatattagcgATCGACGAACACAACGTAATGTTATTTTTAGGCGCGAAGCTGTTACACGGAGCTCGGCACGctttgatattgttattgtcATACCCATAATCCATGCAAACCTATAAATTTACCTAATTAGTGAGAGATATgaagtataatataaatagTAACTCACCAGGGAAGTACTAAATCTGCTACAGTAAGTCCAAACCATGCACTATGATTaaagaaaacatattttcCACCGCCATTGTTGACAAATATCATTAGCAGTATACAAATTCTGTAATAATAGAATCAATATCATATATGAAACAAAAGACATGAGATATACAACGTGAAAATGTATAGTACCCCCTGAACGTATCCACTGATCTTATTCTAGTACTAGCTTTTGTAGTTCTAATTACTGGATGAGTTGTGCTTTCTGATTCCTGAAGTCTATCCAAATCCTAAGAACAATATTACCTAAATTATATGcattaaattattagaacaagcaagaattaaattataatatatttacatcTTGTACATTTTCAGGTGATAATCTGCCTCTTATTACTCTTATAATCACCTTTGATGTTGTCCATATAATTGCTAATAAAGTATACACCATAAATGCTGCAAAAATTGCTGTAAAGGTAATGCATCATTAATGCTTTCTTATTAATTATGATTCTACTAAATTGTGTAAGAAGATTGTAATTTACGCAAATAGCTTTCTATTGGTTCACGTATGATATCAATCTCAGGACAGTGAGGACCACCTGTTACATTCCATCTATAACTACCATGTTCTTTGAAGGTATATGTGGTGCTAGAAGAGATATGAATATGTATATAGGTAAAAGTAATACGTATAATTATAGCATGTAAGGATAGATGCTTACTGACAATATTCATAGGTTCTATTAGATTCAGTTGTTTTATAGTAAATGTGCAACGGGTATTTTGTGGATATTACCAGACTTGTATTTGTTGAAGGTGCTAAATTGGCCATTGGCATACCAGTACCCTATAAACAGATGTTGATATTATATTTAGGACTTAAAACTTGAAAATTACCTATAAAGAATATAAACACATACCCAGTATGCATCCCATGCTATGGAATAACAGATGACAGgataataatacaaatttaaaatactaaGACATGCTTCATCTATTCCAAGCGAGACATTTGTATTAATACAAGGATTCAGAATATTATTTGTCATCTTGAGCAACTTGTTgcaaacaattatatttacacaACAGATAATACTTTTTACATGTGTTCATAGGATCCTCTCCATAAAATACAAGGTGAATTCATATCTagaatgaaaatattcttattcaataaattcattctttcatcattgtttctaataaattttcaataggaaatAGAATCGCAAAATAATCTATGCTttgatttatatattatttgaaattgcaACACGCAAGTTGCGTATTTTTGCATACTTTCAcacgactttttttttttttctttcatgtTTCAATATCGTGAGAGTAATTAAACCTTATCTGTTCGTTTCAAAACAGCAATTACATTCGACTCAATTCGACTGATTGATTTACCGATCAAATGTCAACGAATCATTGAAATTACGATATAATCGAGAAAAACAATCACAAGTCGTACATAAATACAATGCACTTCCGCTTGAACGAAATAACTTTCTGCTGGAAATGAATACAATTTAGACGTCAAATTTCTAGGATAATGACGCAAATACGACTGATTAATTTGCGGTCACGGGTATCAAAATTGCGTAATTTGTCTATTATGTAGAGAAACAAAGAAATTACTGGTCGAACGTTGCACCGTTCAAATGCGTACAAAGCAATATGACGGATACACGGAAAAAATAGCGGTATTCCTTAGTATTGTCACAAATTTATATACACGATAAACGTGTATTTCGACGGAATAATTCTATTTACTTTCATCGATGATTCATTAAAGTGGTtcattctaaatatttatatttacttgCACTAACCTCAATTCTATTACTGGTTTTATTTAGTTTtaacattattatattatatttattgatactGATTAGCTTTTTGGATAATACAAAATCGAGTAATTACTGTATGAaacaaataattcaaatttgtaatttaaaaaacacgTATTTTATTTGATTCGAAGAGAAAGGAAATACAGTTGTCGTATTGTTCAATTGCGCCTGCACATGCTGTATACAAGCGATGCAGgcgtagaaaatttaaattttaaaaatgacaTTCAAAATCAACATTTCGAATAAATGATGTTTTAAGTCGAAAAAGGTGCGATATATCGAAATTTAAGTATTGCAAGTACCAAAGAAAATCGAAATCGATTCGATACCTATAAGATGGTGCTGTTATCAGTTTGATCCTTTCATGAAAGTATCggtaagaataaaattaatatattattggAATTTGCTGCattaataatcatattacaGAAGATATTATGTTATAAGTATAATATTACAAACTTAATTAGGCataaaattcgaattttaacgataacaaaTAATCGAATATATCTTCCGTTATATCGTTTAATTTATCTTTCATAACGAGTTAATTGCTATTGAAATATCGAAATAAGTAAACATTGTCAGTTATACGAGAGACACTAAAGATTTATTAGTCATCATTAATCACTTTTCACAAAAGATATTGATTGTACATACAATACTTGTAGGTTTTTGTAAGATGAAAACACCGAAGATATACTTAATCCTATACATAGATAATAAAGCTTTCTCTTTAAAGAATGACTATTGTTCAAATACCTACGAACGATATACAAGATTTGCGTCGTTAATTTAGGAGACACGAAGAAGCGGCAGTTTTCTTAAAATATGTAAGTAAATCTAATCTTTGCCATggttatttttttaaatttccaattgtcttaaaatttgtataattttttatattaactCAACAGGTTGTTAAATGTTGCAATGCTCCTATCACGATGAAACAGTGATTTTAATAAGCTATCTATGGCAatagatttgaaaatttgagaaAAGTTCAATTCCAAAATTGAATTCCAACAACTTCGTCTTCGAACCACTGTACTGGTTCCTCCATGAAAAAAGCCAATTTTTCATGACTAGACGGTAGACAGGAAACTGCGACACTCACTAAATAACACGTACGATAATCGGTGATACGATATTGATAATGATAAGCCATGATAAATTTCACGGATATGGCTATTTTGTATCAAATCTGAGTCAGATATTGATTTGACGTGAACATGATCGTTTCTCTATATTTGTTGTTCATCTTCAGTCGGGAtagatttttatatatttttactaaattgattcagaataaaaaatataaaatagatcACTCGAGCACTGATACCGCGGTTATCCCCCAGACTAATTTTGACGATGAGGAACCTTCAAGGTAAATGTGTGGTAAATTATTGCATATCGTGATTTTATGATATAAAAGTACCGAAAAAGTGCATTCGTATTATATTGCAGTGTTTTACCGGTTGTCATCAAATCATCTGTTGCCAAGGACAATTTATACTATAATATGAGCTTTAAACATCGCCCGCATTGTGTAATCTTTAATCACTCAACATTTGACCTTGGTCTGGGTGATGATCGTAAAGGAACTGAGGTTGATGTAGCAACTATAAAAAAGACTTTCACTGGATTGGGCTTCAACGTTGTAGTTCACGAAGATTTCATATTTACTAAAATCAACGATGAGATATATAATCGTACGTTacttttgattttttaatgaatttatagAGATATAGTGAACGAAAACTGATTAGAAGTTCAACATCTTTTACGAATATTATTCTTTCGTTAAACAGAGTTCGATTCATCTTTTGATTCAAAGAAAACTTTAGTCCTTTGACGAAGAAAAACGAAcagcaattattttctaccCATTCATCCAACCCTTTGAGTATGAAACGCTTTAAAGTTGAATcttttacataaaataattcttgCTATTGTTGAAGAAGATATTTGTTAAAAGTATAAAggtgaatgaatgaaaatcGTTAACTGAAGATTTCAATTTGGATTCTAAATACCCAAAGggttaacaaaattaaatccACGCTTTGAAGATACCTTGTCACCTGTTCTGTGTTCTCAGTTACACAAGAGGATTATACGGATCATTCTTGCATCTGTATCTTTGTATTGACCCATGGTGATGATAATGGTAACATACGTGCGCGGAATTTAAGTTATCCTTTGACATATATATGGAAACCGTTCACCGCTGATAAGTGTCAAACGTTAGGTGGAAAACCGAAACTCTTCTTTATACAGGTACGTGAAATAGCTCGTAAAACTAGTATCGAGGacattaacacgttgattgtcTCAATTCGACAGTAGAGGcagggcccccataagacgatttaAGAATGCAAGGagagtaatgtttacttgaatattcatctaaattagttatacaagctttaatgttaattttataaattattttatttgagaTACTTTTTTTTGTCATATcggacccccgaaatctcagggccggccctgagtAGAGGGTCATTGGAGACCGACGATGTTAATATTCGCAAATCAAATAATGATTACTCGCTTGTAGGCTTGCAGAGGCACGGAGTATGACCCCGGTGTTACTGTGTTGCCGTGCAGCCAAACGGAAACGGATTCCACTAGTACTTCTTACAAACTTCCAGCTCACGCGGACTTTCTAATCGGTTATAGCACAGTTGATGGTAAGAAGCGATTAAACTTCTGATagaatgattaattaatcatttcattgaaacatttttgtggtatctttaatatttaattatactcACTTCAAacagttttaattttaatattttaacgtTTGGTTAATACGTTATATTGTCTTTATTCAAAGATCATGTTTCGTGGCGAAGTTCAACGAAAGGATCCTGGTATATACAAACATTGTGCGACGTCATCGACAAACATCGGACGACGAACGATCTGGTGAAAATGTTAACAATAACATCGCGTATAGTCGCAACTTCCCACGTTTCGAGTCACGACAATCCTTGGATAAGTAATATGGTTCAAATGCCTTCTTATACTTCGACGTTGACTAGGGATATCTATTTTAAACCGACAAGTTaatcattttgaaaaaataacaattatgcATTCAATGGATTGATGGAGGAAAAAGTTGCTTCTTATTTTGTTAAAAGGagattttcatatttattttcttattattactCTATTAGCATGTTCACTTATTTACGctatgtaatttattttatctgctTTAGTAGATATATAAGGTAATATTATTTAACCGAAAggaaatatataatttttatttagaataattttacaaaacgctaaaaatcattttattttgaaagaatGTGTCTCCTATTCAACTAGAATCAAAAATCAATCCTTCTCAACTGACAAATTCcttaagaaatatttttccttcAACACTTCACGAATGATCGTTTCCAATTTCTCTTCAATTTTTCGATCGTTCCACTTTGTCTTGATCTCCAATTTCGACCTTCGTTCAcgtttcctcttttttcaTCTTCCTTCGGTGCAATATTTTTCGGTGAATTTCTCGAGCACTTGTTCCTGCTCGATCTCCCATCGGTATTTAATTGGCTCTCAGCACCGAATCGCTGTCTGCCcttcgaaaaaaaaaacctcGTTAACTTTAAACAAGCGATGCCACCAATTATCGGCTGTTGAAAAAAATATCCTATTTGGCTAAATTcgttagaaatttttctaatcgTTCGcggtatatttttaaaatatgggGTGTTTTGTGAGCGTTGGAAGTAAAATGGAACCATTTTTTCACGGTACAGACATTTGAACGTGTTTATTTAAATGCTGAAATATCATGTTGTTGTCCCAATCTCTATCCCTAAGGAAGAGGAACAACATGGCACGATCGTCGTCACTCTCCTGTCGCATCAAATTGTCTCTCCCTTGTCCCATTCGCGAGAAACAACAGTTTAATCAACAATTTCCGTTGACACAATTCGTGTTGCTCGTCAATTGAAAATTGGTTCAGGGGAATGAACGTTTGCGTTGCGTTTCCCGGTGTCGATTGCGAAGGACGATGACCAGGGTCATGGCGGAGCGCTTTTAGCGTCGACGGCTATTCGGGAGCCGCGAATAGGGGCGACATTGGAGGAGATGTTGGAATAGGAAGGGGAGAGACTCGGAGTTAAGGTAAAGGTGCGTGTTCACCGGTAAACCCTTTGGTTTCGTGGCATTAATGTCCTGACACGAAATCCATTGTTATGACAATATTTACGAGAAATTGATAGCAATTTTTATGGTGGCAACAGGAAGTGGAAGATTCGGAAGAAATCAAGCGTCATGACAACGATGACAAAAGTCATGGCACCATGAAGTGCCACTGATTTTACTGTTACGTGAAAACGTCCTTTTGACGAAGTCGCTTCAGATATTTGTAGATcgtgaatgaataaatgataaatagtAAGGGAAAATGCAATTGCTAGAAAGAAGAATTGGTCCAACAGTGGAGACACACCTTAAGTCAGTAGGGTCAGGAGTTTGCGCGAACAGATCAATACTGCCCCCGCACGTGGATTGCTCTCTCTCTTTGTCTATTTTCACCTCCTACATCCGTTTCACGGATGCTGCCGCGTCTCTTTTCTCGAAAAATATCTCACGTCTATCCATCCCTCTCCCTCTTCTCCCATCTCTATTTTCCCATTTTTTCAACTCTCCGCGAGTCTGAGTACGCGCGTCTTTTTCTAGC
This window contains:
- the LOC114877140 gene encoding heparan-alpha-glucosaminide N-acetyltransferase-like isoform X2, which gives rise to MTNNILNPCINTNVSLGIDEACLSILNLYYYPVICYSIAWDAYWGTGMPMANLAPSTNTSLVISTKYPLHIYYKTTESNRTYEYCHTTYTFKEHGSYRWNVTGGPHCPEIDIIREPIESYLPIFAAFMVYTLLAIIWTTSKVIIRVIRGRLSPENVQDDLDRLQESESTTHPVIRTTKASTRIRSVDTFRGICILLMIFVNNGGGKYVFFNHSAWFGLTVADLVLPWFAWIMGMTITISKRAELRVTASRLKITLRCVRRSLILIFLGLMLNSMNLIQKIQLKSLSDLRFPGVLQLLAVSYFVCSTLETIFMKPHSQFGRFASFRDILDSWPQWLIMAGIVTTHTLITFLLPVPGCPKGYFGPGGEYDHRGKYANCTAGAAGYIDRTIFGNHTYSKTMNDMYGQISRYDPEGLMNTISAIFIVYLGVHAGKILLMYYQYNGRVIRWFLWAVLTGIIAGILCGFSKFNGVIPVSKRMMTLSFDLTCSSFAFLLYAILYTLVDYKQVWGGAPFIYAGTNPIFLYVGHILTKDLFPWAWKLAHPSHASLLAMNLWTTTLWAIVGYLLYRKDIIITI
- the LOC114877142 gene encoding DNA polymerase beta-like codes for the protein MGKRKASDIAGNPNQDLSDFLMELANYERNVNKNIYKYTAYRKAAGTLSSLSERIKSGQEARKLPGIGEKIAKKIDEFLSTGKLQKLEDINKDESNVAINLLTRVSGIGPAKAKELVDAGVKSLNDLKKHQDKLNHHQKIGLKYFEDFEKKIPREEIEQVEKNMKDAITELSSQYIVTICGSYRRGKEESGDIDVLLTHPTYTSKEKESKKKISLLKDVVECLEKKKLITDTISLGPTKFMGVCHLPNNDSKPYRRLDIRLAPYDQYYCAVLYFTGSDLFNKSMRAHALEKKYTLNEYSLKRLTPEGTPGEAETITCEEDIFRILELPYKVPKDRNL
- the LOC114877143 gene encoding caspase-1-like, which gives rise to MIVSLYLLFIFSRDRFLYIFTKLIQNKKYKIDHSSTDTAVIPQTNFDDEEPSSVLPVVIKSSVAKDNLYYNMSFKHRPHCVIFNHSTFDLGLGDDRKGTEVDVATIKKTFTGLGFNVVVHEDFIFTKINDEIYNLTQEDYTDHSCICIFVLTHGDDNGNIRARNLSYPLTYIWKPFTADKCQTLGGKPKLFFIQACRGTEYDPGVTVLPCSQTETDSTSTSYKLPAHADFLIGYSTVDDHVSWRSSTKGSWYIQTLCDVIDKHRTTNDLVKMLTITSRIVATSHVSSHDNPWISNMVQMPSYTSTLTRDIYFKPTS
- the LOC114877140 gene encoding heparan-alpha-glucosaminide N-acetyltransferase-like isoform X1, with translation MTNNILNPCINTNVSLGIDEACLSILNLYYYPVICYSIAWDAYWGTGMPMANLAPSTNTSLVISTKYPLHIYYKTTESNRTYEYCHTTYTFKEHGSYRWNVTGGPHCPEIDIIREPIESYLPIFAAFMVYTLLAIIWTTSKVIIRVIRGRLSPENVQDDLDRLQESESTTHPVIRTTKASTRIRSVDTFRGICILLMIFVNNGGGKYVFFNHSAWFGLTVADLVLPWFAWIMGMTITISKRAELRVTASRLKITLRCVRRSLILIFLGLMLNSMNLIQKIQLKSLSDLRFPGVLQLLAVSYFVCSTLETIFMKPHSQDTLLQFGRFASFRDILDSWPQWLIMAGIVTTHTLITFLLPVPGCPKGYFGPGGEYDHRGKYANCTAGAAGYIDRTIFGNHTYSKTMNDMYGQISRYDPEGLMNTISAIFIVYLGVHAGKILLMYYQYNGRVIRWFLWAVLTGIIAGILCGFSKFNGVIPVSKRMMTLSFDLTCSSFAFLLYAILYTLVDYKQVWGGAPFIYAGTNPIFLYVGHILTKDLFPWAWKLAHPSHASLLAMNLWTTTLWAIVGYLLYRKDIIITI